The Fluviispira sanaruensis sequence GCGTTGGTAGATAGATAAAAAACGTTTCCATATCCACCAGTTGCTAAAACAACGGCATCGGCATGGTGCGTTTCAAGTTCACCCGTTGCGAGGTTGCGCACAACAATTCCTCGTGCGTGCCCGTCTATGACAACAAGTTCAACCATTTCACGGCGTGGATACATGTCGACATTGCCGTCTGAGACCTGTCTCATCATGGCTTGATAAGCACCAATTAGCAGCTGCTGTCCGGTTTGCCCTCGCGCATAAAATGTACGAGAAACCTGAGTTCCACCGAAAGATCTTGTGTCTAAAAGACCACCATATTCACGTGCAAAAGGCACACCGAGTGCAACACAGTGGTCAATGATACGCACGGATGTTTCCGCTAAACGATAGACATTTGATTCTCTCGCACGGTAATCTCCACCTTTAATTGTTTCATAAAAGAGGCGATAAATGGAGTCGCCGTCATTTTTATAGTTTTTAGCTGCATTGATACCACCTTGAGCGGCAATTGAGTGCGCTCGGCGTGGAGAATCATGAATGAAAAAGCTTTTCACATGATAACCCATTTCACCCAATGATGCTGCTGCCGATGCACCACCCAAACCTGTTCCTACAATTATTATGGAATGTTTTCTACGGTTTGCAGGATTTACAAGCTTTGAAGAGAAACGATGGTTCGTCCATCTGTCTTCAATAGGACCTGTCGGAGATTTGGAATCGAGGTTGATTGCCATTTGATATTACCTCGCAAAATAGACAAAAAGTGGTTGAGAAATAAAACCAGCAGCAACAACAACTGCATAGGTATAACCAAAAATTTTAAAGAATTTATTATAGCGTGGGTGGCTGAGACCAAGCGTTTGAAAAATAGATTGCACACCATGATAAAGATGTAAGCCAATTAAAATCATAACAAGACCATAGCCTGCAACATAAAGTGGTTCATGAAATTTTTCGATCACCAATTTATAAATGTCTCTCATTTCAATGCCATTATAAGTAACAAAATATTCTGGGCCAAATTTAAAGGTAATAAGGTGCCAAATCACAAAAGCTAGTGTAGCTGTACCTGTGTAAATCATGGTTCTTGATGCAATAGAAGCTGATTTTTCACGCATAGGAGTGACGGCATAAAATTTTGGTTTTGTCCGAGAGTTTCTTACCACTAAAGTCAAACCCGTAACAGCATGAAATAATAAAACAGCTACTAAAAATGCCTCGATCAAATAAATTATTGGATTTGAAGTGAGCGCATGACTATAATTATTGTATGCTTCTGCACCGACAACAATAAGCATATTTCCTATCATATGAACCATGACAAATAACGACCAAACGATAGCAGTTAATGCCATTAAGTATTTTTTACCAATGGTACTCGTTAAGAAACTAGAATTTGCTGACATAGAGCAATTCTCCTAATAAATGATCAGAAAAAACAAAACCTCTCAATACACAATTGAGCATTCACACTCAACCTGTCAAACGTATAAAGATAATATTCTCATAAGACAAATTGCAAGTTTTGCGCGCGGATTACAATTTGCTTGAAAGATAATACAAATCAATAAAACACATCGGTATTATCAAGTTGCTTCTCAATATTAACATGCAAAACGGATGACATATTTTCTGTTGATTCCTGATTGATCTTATCAAATTTTGCCGCAAATTATTTGCCTGCGTTGAGTTTTTGAAATTTACATGAAATACATTTTTGATTCGCTTTTAGCTTAAAAGTAAGGTATAAAA is a genomic window containing:
- a CDS encoding succinate dehydrogenase cytochrome b subunit, which translates into the protein MSANSSFLTSTIGKKYLMALTAIVWSLFVMVHMIGNMLIVVGAEAYNNYSHALTSNPIIYLIEAFLVAVLLFHAVTGLTLVVRNSRTKPKFYAVTPMREKSASIASRTMIYTGTATLAFVIWHLITFKFGPEYFVTYNGIEMRDIYKLVIEKFHEPLYVAGYGLVMILIGLHLYHGVQSIFQTLGLSHPRYNKFFKIFGYTYAVVVAAGFISQPLFVYFAR